The Manis javanica isolate MJ-LG chromosome 4, MJ_LKY, whole genome shotgun sequence genome contains a region encoding:
- the LOC140849260 gene encoding LOW QUALITY PROTEIN: transcription intermediary factor 1-alpha-like (The sequence of the model RefSeq protein was modified relative to this genomic sequence to represent the inferred CDS: inserted 9 bases in 6 codons; substituted 3 bases at 3 genomic stop codons), producing the protein MEVAVEKAATAAXPTAPSGENEAESRQGPDSERGGEAARLNLLDPCAVCHQNIQSRAPKLLPCLHSFCQRCLPAPRRYLLLPAPMLGSAETPPPVPATGSLVSGSSPFATQVGVIRCPVCSQDCAERHIIDNFFVKDTTEVPSSTVEKSNQVCTSCEDNAETNGFCVECVEWLCKTCIRAHQRVKFTKDHTVRQKEEVSPEAVGMTSQRPVFCPFHKEQLKLYCETCDKLTCGDCQLLEHKEHRYQFIEEAFQNQKVIXTLITKLMEKKKYIKFTGNQMQNRIIEVNQNXKQVKQDIKVAIFTLMVEINKKGKALLHQLESLAKDHRMKLMQQQQEVAGLSKQLEHVMHFSKXAVSSGSSTALLYSKRLITYRLRHLLXARCDASPVTNNTIQFHCDPSFWAQNIINLGSLVIEDKESQLQMPKQNPVVEQNSQPPGGLSSKQLSKFPTQISLAQLRLQHMQQQQTPPHLINFQNHSPKPNGPVLPPHPQQLRYPPNQNVPRQAIKPNPLQMAFLAQQAIKQWQISSGQAAPSTASSISSTPSSPTITSAVGHDGKGFGSPMIDLSSPVGGSYNLPSLPDIDCSSTIMLDNIVKKDPSIDHGQPRPPSNRTVQSPNSSVPSPGLAGPVTMTSVHPPIRSPSASSVGSRGSSGSSSKPTGADSTHKVPVVMLEPIQIKQENSGPPENYDFPVVVVKQESDEESRPQNTNYPRSILTSLLLNSSQSSASEESVLRSDAPDSTGDQPGRHQENSSYAKSEWLDASQKSPLHVGETKKEDDPNEDCCAVCQNGGELLCCDKCPKVFHLSCHAPXPSGEXICTFCRDLSKPEVEYDCDAPSHNSEKKKPEVLVKLTPIDIRKCERLLLFLYCHEMSLAFQDPVPLTXPDYYKIIKNPMDLSTIKKRLQEDFSMYTNPEDFVADFRLIFQNCAEFNEPDSEVANAGIKLENYFEELLKNLXPEKRFPKLEFRNESEDNKFSDDTDDDFVQPRKKRLKSIEERQLLK; encoded by the exons ATGGAGGTGGCTGTGGAGAAGGCGGCGACGGCGGC CCCGACAGCGCCGAGCGGGGAGAACGAGGCCGAGAGTCGGCAGGGCCCGGACTCGGAGCGCGGAGGCGAGGCGGCCCGGCTCAACCTGTTGGACCCTTGCGCCGTGTGCCACCAGAACATCCAGAGCCGAGCGCCCAAGCTGCTGCCCTGTCTGCACTCCTTCTGCCAGCGTTGCCTGCCCGCGCCCCGGCGCTACCTCCTGCTGCCGGCGCCCATGCTGGGCTCGGCCGAGACCCCGCCGCCCGTCCCCGCCACCGGCTCGCTGGTCAGCGGCTCCTCGCCGTTCGCCACCCAAGTTGGAGTCATTCGATGTCCAGTTTGCAGCCAAGACTGTGCAGAGAGACACATCATAGATAATTTTTTTGTGAAAGACACTACTGAGGTTCCCAGCAGTACAGTTGAAAAGTCTAATCAGGTGTGTACAAGCTGTGAGGACAATGCAGAAACTAATGGGTTTTGTGTCGAGTGTGTTGAATGGCTCTGCAAGACATGCATCCGAGCTCACCAAAGGGTGAAGTTCACAAAAGATCACACCgtgagacagaaagaggaagtaTCTCCAGAGGCAGTTGGTATGACTAGTCAGCGACCAGTGTTCTGTCCTTTTCATAAGGAGCAGCTGAAGCTTTACTGTGAAACATGTGACAAACTGACATGTGGAGACTGCCAGTTATTAGAACATAAAGAGCATAGATACCAATTTATAGAAGAAGCTTTTCAGAATCAGAAAGTGA ATACCCTAATCACAAaactgatggaaaaaaaaaaatacataaaattcacaGGAAATCAGATGCAAAACAGGATAATTGAAGTAAATCAAA CAAAGCAGGTGAAACAGGATATTAAAGTTGCTATATTTACATTgatggtagaaataaataaaaaaggaaaagctctGTTGCATCAGCTTGAGAGCCTTGCAAAGGACCATCGCATGAAACTCATGCAACAGCAACAGGAAGTGGCTGGGCTCTCTAAACAGCTGGAACATGTAATGCATTTTTCCAAATAGGCCGTTTCCAGCGGCAGTAGTACAGCATTACTGTACAGCAAGCGACTGATTACATACCGACTACGGCACCTCCTTTGAGCAAGGTGTGATGCTTCCCCAGTGACCAACAATACCATCCAGTTTCACTGTGATCCTAGTTTCTGGGCTCAAAATATTATCAATTTAGGTTCTTTAGTAATCGAAGATAAAGAGAGTCAGCTACAAATGCCTAAGCAGAACCCTGTCGTGGAACAGAATTCACAGCCACCAGGTGGTTTATCTTCAAAGCAGTTATCCAAGTTTCCAACACAGATCAGCCTAGCTCAGTTACGACTCCAGCATATGCAGCAACAG CAAACCCCTCCACATctgataaattttcaaaatcacaGCCCCAAACCTAATGGACCAGttcttcctcctcatcctcaACAGCTGAGATATCCACCAAACCAGAATGTGCCACGACAAGCAATAAAGCCCAACCCTCTGCAGATGGCTTTCTTGGCTCAACAAGCCATAAAACAGTGGCAGATCAGCAGTGGACAGGCTGCCCCGTCAACTGCCAGCAGCATATCCTCTACTCCTTCCAGTCCCACTATTACTAGTGCAGTAGGACACGATGGCAAAGGTTTTGGTTCACCTATGATTGATTtgagctcaccagtgggaggttCTTACaatcttccttctcttccagaTATTGACTGTTCAAGTACTATTATGCTGGACAATATTGTGAAGAAAGATCCTAGTATAGATCATGGCCAGCCAAGACCACCCTCAAACAGAACCGTCCAGTCACCAAATTCATCAGTACCATCTCCAGGCCTTGCAGGACCTGTTACTATGACTAGTGTACACCCACCAATACGTTCACCTAGTGCCTCCAGTGTGGGGAGCAGAGGAAGCTCTGGCTCTTCCAGCAAACCAACGGGAGCCGATTCTACACACAAAGTCCCAGTGGTCATGTTGGAGCCAatccaaataaaacaagaaaacagtggACCACCTGAAAATTATGATTTTCCTGTTGTTGTAGTGAAACAAGAATCAGATGAAGAATCTAGGCCTCAAAATACCAATTATCCAAGAAGCATACTTACCTCCCTGCTATTAAATAGCAGTCAGAGCTCTGCTTCTGAGGAGTCTGTGCTAAGATCAGATGCTCCTGATAGCACAGGAGATCAACCTGGACGTCACCAGGAAAATTCCTCATATGCAAAGTCTGAGTGGCTGGATGCCTCCCAGAAGTCACCGCTTCATGttggagagacaaagaaagaagacgaCCCCAATGAGGACTGTTGTGCAGTTTGTCAGAATGGAGGGGAGCTCCTGTGCTGTGATAAGTGTCCCAAAGTATTCCATCTTTCTTGTCATGCACC ACCAAGTGGAGAATGAATCTGCACTTTCTGCCGAGACTTATCTAAACCAGAAGTTGAATATGATTGTGATGCTCCCAGTCacaactcagaaaaaaagaaaccagaagtCCTTGTTAAATTAACACCAATAGATATAAGGAAGTGTGAGCgcctacttttatttctttactgccATGAAATGAGCCTGGCTTTTCAAGATCCAGTTCCTCTAAC GCCtgattattacaaaataattaaaaatccaaTGGACTTGTCAACCATCAAGAAAAGACTACAAGAAGATTTTTCTATGTACACAAACCCTGAAGATTTTGTAGCTGACTTTAGATTGATCTTTCAAAATTGTGCTGAATTCAATGAGCCTGATTCAGAAGTAGCCAACGCTGGCATAAAACTTGAAAACTATTTTGAAGAACTCCTCAAGAACC TACCAGAAAAAAGGTTTCCTAAActagaattcaggaatgaatcaGAAGATAATAAATTTAGTGATGATACAGATGATGACTTTGTACAGCCCCGGAAGAAACGCCTCAAAAGCATAGAGGAACGCCAGTTGCTTAAATAA